A region from the Aliarcobacter thereius LMG 24486 genome encodes:
- the rpmI gene encoding 50S ribosomal protein L35, producing MPKMKSVKGAVKRFKVKKNGSIKRGSAFRSHILTKKTQKRKRNLRGPQTVHSTNIAGTLSMLCKA from the coding sequence ATGCCAAAAATGAAAAGCGTTAAAGGTGCTGTTAAAAGATTTAAAGTAAAGAAAAACGGATCTATTAAAAGAGGTTCAGCTTTTAGAAGCCACATTTTGACAAAAAAAACTCAAAAAAGAAAAAGAAATTTAAGAGGACCACAAACTGTACATAGTACAAATATAGCTGGAACTCTTTCTATGTTGTGTAAAGCGTAA
- the infC gene encoding translation initiation factor IF-3 gives MNEDITAKELRCTSDDGENYGIITTAQALSLADEAGLDLVLIAPDAKPPVAKIMDYSKFKYQQEKKKKEAKKNQKVIVVKEIKLSVKIAENDINYKVKHAIEFLEDGNHVKFRVFLKGREMANPEAGVEVLNRVWAMVENIAVMDKEPKLEGRYVNLLVTPKKD, from the coding sequence ATGAATGAAGATATTACAGCAAAAGAATTAAGATGTACAAGTGATGATGGAGAGAATTATGGAATAATTACAACTGCACAAGCACTTTCTCTTGCAGATGAAGCTGGTCTTGATTTGGTTCTTATAGCACCTGATGCAAAACCACCTGTTGCTAAGATTATGGATTATAGTAAATTCAAATATCAACAAGAGAAAAAGAAAAAAGAAGCTAAAAAGAATCAGAAAGTTATTGTTGTTAAAGAGATAAAATTATCTGTAAAAATTGCTGAAAATGATATAAATTACAAAGTAAAACATGCAATTGAATTTTTAGAAGATGGAAATCATGTTAAGTTTAGAGTTTTTCTAAAAGGTAGAGAGATGGCAAATCCTGAAGCTGGTGTTGAAGTTCTAAATAGAGTTTGGGCTATGGTTGAAAACATTGCTGTTATGGACAAAGAACCAAAACTTGAAGGTAGATACGTAAATCTTCTTGTAACTCCTAAAAAAGACTAA
- the thrS gene encoding threonine--tRNA ligase yields MEPIGILNDGQIFDLQTAEALNIVGDTIKADDSNESLEILRHSTAHLMAQAIKELYPEAKFFVGPVVNEGFYYDFKVNNKISDEDLPKIEKKMKELADRKLPITRHETSREEFYEKFKNDELKQAVLKNIKDEVITVYKQGDFEDLCRGPHLPNTRMIRSFKLTRVAGAYLGGDEKNEMITRIYGISFFDKKALNDYITMLEEAKKRDHRKLGTELELFTFNDEVGAGLPLWLPNGARLRSKLEHLLYKAHRVRGYEPVRGPEILKADMWRTSGHYANYKENMYFTTIDEQEYGIKPMNCVGHIQIFDNDLVSYKELPKKFFEYGVVHRHELSGAMHGLFRVREFTQDDAHIFCTQNQIKDVIFEVLEFVDSLLKLFDFKYEIEVSTKPEKAIGDDIFWETTTKAIMNALDEKNISYGIDEGGGAFYGPKIDIKILDAIGRKWQCGTVQIDMNLPSRFNISYINEKGEKEQPVMIHRAILGSFERFIGILTEHCAGEFPFAIAPTQVIFIPIAEPHVAYAKELQKELIENDLDSSIYDMNESLNKRIRMAEKQRVPMLVILGDEELANKTVALRDRRKREQSNLSKDEFLQNLINILKGSKI; encoded by the coding sequence TTGGAACCAATTGGTATTTTAAATGATGGTCAAATTTTCGACCTTCAAACTGCAGAAGCTTTAAATATTGTAGGAGATACAATAAAAGCTGACGACTCAAACGAATCTTTAGAGATTTTAAGACATTCAACTGCTCATCTTATGGCTCAAGCTATCAAAGAACTATATCCTGAAGCAAAATTCTTTGTTGGTCCTGTTGTGAATGAAGGATTTTATTACGATTTTAAGGTAAATAATAAAATCTCAGATGAAGATTTACCAAAAATTGAAAAAAAGATGAAAGAGCTTGCAGATAGGAAACTTCCAATTACAAGACATGAAACTTCAAGAGAAGAGTTTTATGAGAAATTCAAAAATGATGAGCTAAAACAAGCTGTTTTAAAAAATATTAAAGATGAAGTAATAACTGTTTATAAACAAGGTGATTTTGAAGATTTATGTAGAGGTCCACATTTACCAAATACAAGAATGATAAGAAGTTTCAAACTTACAAGAGTAGCTGGAGCTTATCTTGGAGGCGATGAAAAGAATGAAATGATTACAAGAATTTATGGAATTTCATTTTTTGATAAAAAAGCTTTGAATGATTATATTACGATGCTTGAAGAAGCTAAAAAAAGAGATCATAGAAAATTAGGAACAGAGTTAGAATTATTTACATTTAATGATGAAGTAGGAGCTGGTCTTCCACTTTGGCTTCCAAATGGTGCAAGACTTAGAAGTAAATTAGAACATCTTTTATATAAAGCTCATAGAGTTAGAGGTTATGAGCCTGTTCGTGGTCCAGAAATTTTAAAAGCTGATATGTGGAGAACTTCAGGACACTATGCAAATTACAAAGAGAATATGTATTTTACAACTATTGATGAGCAAGAGTATGGAATAAAACCAATGAACTGTGTTGGTCATATTCAAATCTTTGATAATGATTTAGTTTCATACAAAGAACTTCCAAAAAAATTCTTTGAATATGGAGTTGTACATAGACATGAATTAAGTGGAGCTATGCATGGATTATTTAGAGTAAGAGAGTTTACTCAAGATGATGCACATATTTTTTGTACACAAAATCAGATAAAAGATGTTATTTTTGAGGTTTTAGAATTTGTTGATTCTCTTTTAAAGCTATTTGATTTCAAATATGAAATTGAAGTATCAACAAAACCAGAAAAAGCAATTGGTGATGATATTTTTTGGGAAACAACTACAAAAGCTATTATGAATGCTTTAGATGAAAAAAATATATCTTATGGAATAGATGAAGGTGGTGGAGCATTTTATGGTCCAAAAATTGATATCAAAATTCTTGATGCAATTGGAAGAAAATGGCAATGCGGAACTGTTCAAATTGATATGAATTTACCTTCAAGATTTAATATATCTTATATAAATGAAAAAGGTGAAAAAGAACAACCTGTGATGATTCATAGAGCAATTTTAGGTTCATTTGAAAGATTTATAGGAATTTTAACTGAACACTGTGCTGGAGAGTTTCCATTTGCAATTGCTCCAACACAAGTTATTTTTATACCAATAGCTGAGCCACATGTTGCTTATGCTAAAGAGTTACAAAAAGAGTTAATTGAAAATGATTTAGACTCATCAATTTATGATATGAATGAGAGTTTAAATAAAAGAATAAGAATGGCAGAGAAACAAAGAGTTCCAATGCTTGTTATTCTTGGTGATGAAGAGCTTGCAAATAAAACTGTGGCTCTAAGAGATAGAAGAAAAAGAGAGCAATCAAATTTAAGCAAAGATGAATTTTTGCAGAATTTAATAAATATACTAAAAGGAAGTAAAATTTGA
- a CDS encoding cytochrome C gives MKLLNLLLASFLALAITSTSLMADASRGQKVFIKFLKEPCGMDGAIFALKHTQDEWRQIKADGKAEAEIMKFCPNYVEGSVKPNLLNSVMDFSIEFASDSGNVPAC, from the coding sequence ATGAAATTATTAAACTTATTGTTGGCTTCTTTTTTAGCTTTAGCAATCACTTCAACTTCACTTATGGCAGATGCTTCAAGAGGTCAAAAAGTTTTTATTAAATTTTTAAAAGAGCCTTGTGGTATGGATGGTGCAATATTTGCTCTAAAGCACACTCAAGATGAGTGGAGACAAATAAAAGCTGATGGAAAAGCTGAAGCTGAAATAATGAAGTTTTGTCCAAACTATGTTGAAGGTTCTGTTAAACCAAACTTACTAAATAGTGTAATGGATTTTTCTATTGAATTTGCTAGTGATTCAGGAAATGTTCCAGCTTGTTAA
- a CDS encoding NFACT RNA binding domain-containing protein, whose amino-acid sequence MRYFLLKNIVEYLLVKAQFIKIIRRIDNNIIIIEFNNSNIIYFDLTKSNSMIFKSKEKLASKKEFQAPFDVVLQKRFTNAKIENIFLLNDDKVIRFITNSSNSYKKEISILQLEFTGKYTNILILDENEIVLEALRHIDENSSFRVVKVGVKLLPLPKKDIVFKEEKVDDIEEFLYNIYENKEENNFELIKKQKLNIVEKDIQKIENILKKLPKKDELELEAKEIYEKANLILANLHNIKPYQNEILVLNSENIEIKIELENSKNPSIYTNKLFKNAKRAKQKANNIKIEKDNLEDKLLFANKLKLNIENSNSIEECEFLLPKKDKNQTKTKKEKNYESFFFEGFKIMLGSNERENIYLLENSKASDFWFHLKDRPSCHVIVQNSKKTIPNSLIEKAAKLCVEFSVDSKGVFEVDYTQRRNVKIQHGANVLYNPYNTIVVKI is encoded by the coding sequence ATGAGATACTTTTTGCTTAAAAATATAGTTGAATATCTGCTTGTAAAAGCCCAATTTATAAAGATTATAAGAAGAATTGATAACAATATTATTATAATAGAATTTAATAATTCAAATATCATATATTTTGATTTAACAAAATCAAACTCAATGATATTTAAATCTAAAGAAAAACTAGCTTCAAAAAAAGAGTTTCAAGCACCCTTTGATGTAGTTTTACAAAAAAGATTTACAAATGCGAAAATAGAGAATATATTTTTATTAAATGATGATAAAGTAATAAGATTTATTACAAACTCTTCAAACTCTTATAAAAAAGAGATTTCTATTTTGCAGTTGGAATTTACAGGTAAATATACAAATATTCTAATACTAGATGAAAATGAGATTGTGCTTGAAGCCTTAAGACATATTGATGAGAATTCATCTTTTAGAGTTGTTAAAGTTGGAGTAAAACTTCTTCCTCTTCCAAAAAAAGATATTGTTTTTAAAGAAGAAAAAGTAGATGATATAGAAGAATTTTTATATAATATTTATGAAAATAAAGAGGAAAACAACTTTGAACTTATTAAAAAACAAAAACTTAATATTGTAGAAAAAGATATACAAAAAATAGAAAATATTTTGAAGAAACTTCCAAAAAAAGATGAATTGGAGCTTGAGGCAAAAGAGATTTATGAAAAAGCAAATTTAATTTTGGCAAATCTTCATAATATTAAACCTTATCAAAACGAGATATTAGTTTTAAACAGTGAAAATATAGAGATTAAAATAGAACTTGAAAACTCAAAAAATCCAAGTATTTACACAAATAAACTTTTTAAAAATGCAAAAAGAGCAAAACAAAAAGCAAATAATATAAAAATAGAGAAAGATAATCTTGAAGATAAATTACTTTTCGCAAATAAATTAAAATTAAATATTGAAAATTCAAATAGTATTGAAGAGTGTGAGTTTTTACTTCCTAAAAAAGATAAAAATCAAACAAAAACAAAGAAAGAGAAAAATTATGAAAGTTTTTTCTTTGAAGGTTTTAAAATAATGCTTGGAAGCAATGAAAGAGAAAATATTTATCTACTTGAAAACTCAAAAGCAAGTGATTTTTGGTTTCATTTAAAAGATAGACCATCTTGTCATGTAATTGTACAAAATAGTAAAAAAACTATTCCAAATAGTCTTATAGAAAAAGCTGCTAAGCTGTGTGTTGAGTTTAGTGTTGATAGCAAAGGTGTTTTTGAAGTCGATTATACACAAAGAAGAAATGTAAAAATACAACATGGTGCAAATGTATTATATAATCCTTATAATACTATTGTTGTAAAGATATAG
- a CDS encoding Lnb N-terminal periplasmic domain-containing protein produces the protein MQNLCNLSKKVTKSFLFCCFFLSPLFSNDIYNLAIEKKLYEDSYFKKLFHYKSSSSEIDSSNFFISKNGKYDLKDELIETLKALENGTDNILCRFPLRVDFLKNSIPNLDNIIKKYECSELEEYKKTLNANFISLVFPASHINSPASMYGHTFLKISSQKDSPLLSYALNYAAETNEKNGLIFATKGIFGGYEGKYTIQPYYEKLKTYNNIEQRDVWEYDLNLKKDEIDRLILHSWELKDSYADYFFFKENCSYSLLWLFEVARPNLELTNHFTFKTIPLDTIKLLDKENLIDDSKYRYSTMKKMKYLLNEKIENKKFINDFIKKDKTLEDSLSQEDKIAYLDLKIAYTQYLRSEKGTEKNKYVKNYLNTLKERSSYPISSDFDIKAPTNPIYSHNSSRVGLFYDSNDNFEFTIKPAYHDIYDVEDGYLQGAYIDFFELKLKKEKNEDIKIDKITLLNIESFSPRDQLFKSLSWTINTAYEKFDFNNDDSFKINPSFGTSFGLDSTFAYILLDLNSFFTSKEQFYSAGTRVGIVSNYFKNTKFGLDYRYAKFDKGFERNSFEAFYTLKLNKDFALNLKYLNNDLEKNQDSLKFGFYYYFIP, from the coding sequence TTGCAAAACTTATGTAATCTTTCTAAAAAAGTAACAAAGAGTTTTCTCTTTTGTTGCTTTTTTTTATCTCCATTATTTTCAAATGATATTTACAATTTAGCTATTGAAAAGAAATTATATGAAGATAGTTATTTTAAAAAACTGTTTCATTATAAATCATCTAGCAGTGAAATAGATTCTAGTAATTTTTTTATTTCCAAAAATGGTAAATATGATTTGAAAGATGAGTTAATTGAAACTCTAAAAGCCCTAGAAAACGGAACAGATAATATTTTATGTAGGTTTCCATTAAGAGTAGATTTTCTTAAAAATAGTATTCCTAATTTAGATAATATTATTAAAAAATATGAATGTAGTGAATTAGAAGAGTATAAAAAAACTCTAAATGCAAATTTTATAAGCCTTGTATTTCCAGCTTCTCATATTAACTCTCCTGCTTCAATGTATGGACATACTTTTCTAAAAATTTCATCGCAAAAAGATTCTCCTTTATTATCTTATGCTTTAAATTATGCAGCTGAAACAAATGAAAAAAATGGTTTGATTTTTGCTACTAAAGGTATTTTTGGTGGATATGAAGGTAAATATACCATTCAACCTTACTATGAAAAATTAAAAACATATAATAATATAGAACAAAGAGATGTTTGGGAATATGATTTAAATTTAAAAAAAGATGAAATAGATAGATTAATTTTACACTCTTGGGAATTAAAAGATTCATATGCTGATTATTTCTTTTTTAAAGAAAATTGCTCATATTCACTTTTATGGTTATTTGAAGTAGCCAGACCTAATTTAGAGCTAACAAATCATTTTACTTTCAAAACTATTCCTCTTGATACAATAAAACTTTTAGATAAAGAAAATTTAATTGATGATTCAAAATATAGATACTCAACAATGAAAAAAATGAAATATCTTTTGAATGAAAAAATAGAAAATAAAAAGTTTATAAATGATTTTATAAAAAAAGACAAAACACTTGAAGATAGTTTAAGCCAAGAAGACAAAATAGCATATCTAGATCTTAAAATTGCTTATACTCAATATTTAAGAAGTGAAAAAGGTACAGAAAAAAATAAATATGTAAAGAATTATCTAAATACCTTAAAAGAGAGGAGCTCTTATCCAATCTCTTCTGATTTTGATATAAAAGCTCCAACAAATCCTATATACTCTCATAATTCTTCAAGAGTTGGGCTTTTCTATGATTCAAATGATAATTTTGAATTTACTATAAAACCAGCTTATCATGATATTTATGATGTTGAAGATGGTTATTTACAAGGTGCATATATAGATTTCTTTGAATTAAAACTAAAAAAAGAGAAAAATGAAGATATAAAAATCGATAAAATAACTCTTTTGAATATAGAATCTTTCTCTCCAAGAGATCAACTTTTTAAATCACTCTCTTGGACTATAAATACTGCTTATGAAAAATTTGATTTTAACAATGATGACTCTTTTAAAATAAATCCTAGCTTTGGTACTAGTTTTGGTTTAGATTCTACTTTTGCATATATTTTACTTGATTTAAACTCATTTTTTACATCTAAAGAACAGTTTTATTCAGCTGGTACAAGAGTTGGAATAGTTAGTAACTATTTTAAAAATACCAAATTTGGTCTAGATTATCGTTATGCAAAATTTGATAAAGGTTTTGAAAGAAATAGCTTTGAAGCTTTTTATACTTTGAAACTAAATAAAGATTTTGCATTAAATTTAAAATATCTAAATAATGACTTAGAGAAAAATCAAGATAGTCTAAAATTTGGTTTTTATTACTACTTTATCCCTTAA
- a CDS encoding DUF3015 family protein, with the protein MKKIFLSISLFLITSSLYAKHPNTGCGLGNTVIKDQSTTVSQVLAITTNGSASQTFAITSGTFDCEQPKSFASNDKLNRFVNENMDELAMDISSGNGETLLTVANLMNVENNDAFFAKLQANFSEIYSNENVSSAEVIDTIAKLM; encoded by the coding sequence ATGAAAAAAATATTTTTATCAATATCTTTGTTTTTAATTACAAGTTCATTGTATGCAAAGCATCCAAATACTGGTTGTGGTCTAGGTAATACAGTAATTAAAGACCAAAGCACAACAGTATCTCAAGTATTGGCAATAACTACTAATGGCTCAGCAAGTCAAACTTTTGCTATTACAAGTGGAACTTTTGACTGTGAACAACCAAAAAGTTTTGCATCAAATGACAAATTAAACAGATTTGTAAATGAAAACATGGATGAATTAGCAATGGATATTTCATCAGGAAATGGTGAAACTTTATTAACTGTTGCAAATTTAATGAATGTTGAAAACAACGATGCATTTTTTGCAAAATTACAAGCTAATTTTTCAGAAATTTATTCAAATGAAAATGTAAGTTCTGCTGAAGTTATTGATACTATTGCAAAACTTATGTAA
- a CDS encoding phosphatidate cytidylyltransferase: MLELIGNLSLRVKTGIALIAFVLILGIIDSYFIFWLFFGVALIIAVSESKTLYKLEDKSIYVYIVLLWVAVYFYPSPVDLIFIVAMGYASQLAYKRKLDKKMVLPLFYPTASFVFLMALYSEYGVGALFWLLIIVAATDTGAYFAGKNFGKTKFCETSPNKTLEGVFGGMLLAVILGALTSIDDIGFIASIIIAAIVSLSSVFGDLFESYLKREAGVKDSGNILPGHGGILDRVDGYLFGAVVMLVLLRVVI, from the coding sequence ATGTTAGAACTTATTGGAAACTTATCTTTAAGAGTCAAAACAGGAATAGCACTTATTGCTTTTGTGCTTATTTTAGGAATTATTGATTCATATTTTATTTTTTGGCTATTTTTTGGAGTAGCTTTAATCATTGCTGTTAGTGAATCAAAAACTTTATACAAACTAGAAGACAAAAGTATTTATGTTTATATAGTGTTACTTTGGGTTGCAGTTTATTTTTATCCAAGTCCAGTTGATCTTATATTCATTGTAGCTATGGGATATGCTTCTCAACTTGCATATAAAAGAAAACTAGATAAAAAAATGGTTTTACCACTATTTTATCCTACTGCATCTTTTGTATTTTTGATGGCACTTTATAGTGAATATGGAGTTGGAGCACTTTTTTGGCTTTTAATAATAGTTGCAGCTACTGATACAGGAGCATATTTTGCAGGAAAAAATTTTGGTAAAACGAAATTTTGTGAAACAAGTCCAAATAAGACTTTAGAAGGTGTTTTTGGAGGTATGCTTTTAGCTGTTATTTTAGGTGCTTTAACTTCAATTGATGATATTGGATTTATTGCTTCAATTATTATTGCAGCTATTGTATCTTTATCTTCAGTTTTTGGAGATTTATTTGAAAGTTATCTAAAAAGAGAAGCTGGAGTAAAAGATAGTGGAAATATTTTACCAGGACATGGTGGAATTTTAGATAGAGTTGATGGATATTTATTTGGTGCAGTTGTGATGCTTGTTCTTCTTAGGGTAGTTATTTGA
- the dxr gene encoding 1-deoxy-D-xylulose-5-phosphate reductoisomerase — protein sequence MIILGSTGSIGVNTLEVAKKYSLDIEVLVAGRNIELLNKQIKEHNPKKVIIAFKEDLHKVNHKNVSFGEDAILRAIENSSSNIVVNALVGFLGLKPTLKAIECNKKLCLANKESLVVAGKFIDKTNLRAIDSEHFALWYLYQNKKIDSMIITASGGSFRDYPIENLKNVSVKEALNHPNWKMGNKITIDSATMTNKMFELLEAAWLFDTKKLDAIIEPKSMIHAFINFTDGSTTAHIANTSMQLPIAYAILDKVEDEILKPVDLLEVSSLNFLKIEKDRYPIWQIKDEILSNPDLGVVLNSANEIAVSKFLNSEIGFLDISKITLNAIEKFSSLKATNIEDVFLIDKEVRAYFGN from the coding sequence TTGATAATACTTGGAAGTACAGGTTCTATTGGTGTAAATACTTTAGAAGTTGCAAAAAAATACAGCTTAGATATTGAAGTTTTAGTAGCTGGAAGAAATATAGAACTTTTGAATAAGCAGATAAAAGAGCATAATCCTAAAAAAGTGATAATTGCTTTTAAAGAAGATTTACACAAAGTAAATCACAAAAATGTAAGTTTTGGAGAAGATGCAATTTTAAGAGCTATTGAAAATAGCTCTTCAAATATTGTTGTAAATGCACTTGTTGGATTTTTAGGATTAAAACCAACTTTAAAAGCAATAGAGTGTAATAAAAAATTATGTCTAGCAAATAAAGAGTCACTTGTTGTTGCAGGAAAATTTATAGATAAAACAAATTTAAGAGCAATAGATAGTGAGCATTTTGCACTTTGGTATTTATATCAAAATAAAAAAATAGATTCTATGATAATAACTGCAAGTGGAGGTTCTTTTAGAGATTATCCAATTGAAAACTTAAAGAATGTATCTGTAAAAGAAGCACTTAATCATCCAAATTGGAAGATGGGAAATAAAATTACAATAGATAGTGCAACAATGACAAATAAGATGTTTGAACTTCTTGAAGCAGCTTGGCTTTTTGATACAAAAAAACTTGATGCAATAATAGAACCAAAATCAATGATTCATGCTTTTATAAACTTTACAGATGGAAGTACAACAGCTCATATTGCAAATACTTCAATGCAACTTCCAATAGCTTATGCAATTTTAGATAAAGTTGAAGATGAGATTTTAAAGCCAGTAGATTTACTTGAAGTTTCATCTTTAAACTTTTTAAAAATAGAAAAAGATAGATATCCAATTTGGCAAATAAAAGATGAAATTCTTTCTAATCCTGATTTAGGAGTTGTTTTAAACTCTGCAAATGAAATAGCTGTTTCTAAATTTTTAAATAGTGAGATTGGTTTTTTAGATATTTCAAAAATAACTTTAAATGCTATTGAAAAATTTTCTTCTTTAAAAGCTACAAATATAGAGGATGTTTTTTTAATAGATAAAGAAGTAAGAGCTTATTTTGGGAATTGA
- a CDS encoding RBBP9/YdeN family alpha/beta hydrolase, with product MSRKRVLILHGLNGSDFPHWQAHLASDLIKDNYVVSFPLLPNKNSPNLNEWKEFIKDEIKHFKPQIVVCHSLANILWFHICEELDISLDKLMLVAPVRNKELEEAKSFFPYPVPKNLKSKEAIIAASTNDPFMSIEEAINLQSKLNIGMKIMENAGHINTSAGFGKLDCALDWVKREEVCEENSQNI from the coding sequence ATGAGCAGAAAAAGAGTTTTGATTTTACATGGACTAAATGGAAGTGATTTTCCACATTGGCAAGCACATCTTGCAAGTGATCTAATAAAAGATAACTATGTTGTATCTTTTCCTTTATTACCAAATAAAAATAGTCCAAATTTAAATGAGTGGAAAGAGTTTATAAAAGATGAGATAAAACATTTTAAGCCACAAATCGTAGTTTGTCACTCTTTAGCAAATATCTTATGGTTTCATATTTGCGAGGAACTTGATATTAGTTTAGATAAATTAATGCTTGTTGCCCCTGTTAGAAATAAAGAATTAGAAGAGGCAAAAAGCTTTTTCCCCTATCCTGTACCAAAAAATTTAAAATCAAAAGAAGCAATAATTGCAGCATCTACAAATGATCCTTTTATGAGCATAGAAGAAGCTATAAATTTGCAAAGTAAATTAAATATTGGTATGAAAATTATGGAAAATGCTGGACATATAAATACAAGTGCTGGATTTGGAAAACTTGACTGTGCTTTAGACTGGGTGAAAAGAGAAGAAGTTTGTGAAGAGAATTCACAAAATATATAG
- the tsaD gene encoding tRNA (adenosine(37)-N6)-threonylcarbamoyltransferase complex transferase subunit TsaD produces the protein MILAIESSCDDSSISITKIDSLDLVFHKKISQELEHSFYGGVVPELAARLHIEALPKIFEECKEYLKDIKAVAVTNAPGLSVTLTEGVAMAKAISIALNLPLIAVNHLKGHIYSLFIEKEECFPITILLVSGGHTQIIEANNLNSMKTVARTLDDSFGESFDKVAKMMNLSYPGGPIIEEKAKKGNENRFSFPIPLSQSPNIEFSYSGLKNAVRVEIEKIKEEKNELSEDDICDIAASFQKAATKHILQKLNKLFKKSAPKTFAIVGGASANIYLRENIEELCAKYDTKLLLSSLKYCSDNAAMIGRVAIEQYKIKDFINLEELDIKTRVKEL, from the coding sequence ATGATTTTAGCAATTGAATCATCTTGTGATGATAGTTCAATATCAATTACAAAGATAGATAGTTTAGACTTAGTTTTTCATAAAAAGATATCTCAAGAATTAGAACATAGTTTTTATGGAGGAGTTGTTCCAGAACTTGCAGCAAGACTTCATATAGAAGCATTGCCTAAGATATTTGAAGAGTGTAAAGAGTATTTAAAAGATATAAAAGCAGTTGCTGTTACAAATGCTCCTGGACTTAGTGTAACACTAACAGAAGGAGTTGCTATGGCAAAAGCTATAAGTATAGCTTTAAATCTTCCTTTAATAGCTGTAAATCATCTAAAAGGTCATATATATTCACTTTTTATTGAAAAAGAAGAGTGTTTTCCTATAACAATTCTTTTAGTTTCAGGAGGACATACTCAAATAATTGAGGCTAATAATTTAAATAGTATGAAAACAGTCGCTAGAACTTTAGATGATAGTTTTGGAGAGAGTTTTGATAAAGTTGCAAAAATGATGAATTTGTCATATCCTGGTGGTCCAATAATTGAGGAAAAAGCAAAAAAAGGAAATGAAAATAGATTTTCTTTTCCTATTCCACTTTCTCAAAGTCCAAATATTGAATTTAGTTATTCTGGCTTAAAAAATGCAGTTAGAGTCGAAATAGAAAAGATAAAAGAAGAAAAAAATGAACTTAGTGAAGATGATATTTGTGATATAGCAGCAAGTTTTCAAAAAGCAGCAACAAAACATATTTTACAAAAATTAAATAAATTATTTAAAAAATCAGCACCAAAAACTTTTGCAATAGTTGGAGGAGCAAGTGCAAATATATATCTAAGAGAGAATATAGAGGAACTTTGTGCAAAATATGATACAAAACTACTTTTAAGTTCATTAAAATATTGTTCAGATAATGCAGCAATGATTGGAAGAGTTGCTATAGAACAATATAAAATAAAAGATTTTATAAATTTAGAAGAACTTGATATAAAAACAAGAGTAAAGGAGCTTTAA
- a CDS encoding translation initiation factor — translation MSLADLLAKNIGSKLEISSFDTQKEDRKNKNIEKSLILPKNEHRLVFLYEKRNGKPVTIIGRFQLEENEKKEVLKLLKSKLACGGAIKDEYIELQGDLKDKARLILESSSWKFKNK, via the coding sequence ATGAGTTTAGCAGATCTTTTAGCAAAAAATATTGGCTCAAAACTTGAAATAAGTAGCTTTGATACACAAAAAGAGGATAGAAAAAATAAAAATATAGAAAAGAGTTTAATTTTACCAAAAAATGAACATAGATTAGTTTTTTTATATGAGAAAAGAAATGGCAAACCAGTTACTATTATTGGTAGATTTCAATTAGAAGAGAATGAAAAAAAAGAGGTTTTAAAACTTTTAAAATCAAAACTTGCTTGTGGAGGAGCAATAAAAGATGAATATATAGAACTTCAAGGTGATTTAAAAGATAAAGCTAGATTAATTCTAGAAAGCAGTTCTTGGAAGTTTAAAAACAAATGA
- the cutA gene encoding divalent-cation tolerance protein CutA: MKTTIVKTTCNKLKEAKNLSKILLDKKLAACIQIEKIVSLYNWQDKLYEEDEFLLNIKTRKDLFKKVRKTIIKNHSYKVPQVTELEISNISKEYFNYILENTKKIKS; this comes from the coding sequence ATGAAAACTACTATTGTAAAAACAACTTGTAATAAGCTAAAAGAAGCAAAGAATTTATCAAAAATACTATTAGATAAAAAACTAGCAGCATGTATTCAAATAGAAAAAATAGTTTCATTATATAATTGGCAAGATAAACTTTATGAAGAGGATGAATTTTTGTTAAATATAAAAACAAGAAAAGATTTGTTTAAAAAAGTTAGAAAAACTATTATAAAAAATCACTCATATAAAGTGCCCCAAGTTACCGAGCTAGAGATAAGTAATATAAGTAAAGAATATTTTAATTATATATTAGAAAATACGAAAAAGATAAAAAGTTAA